In Sphingobacteriaceae bacterium, a single genomic region encodes these proteins:
- a CDS encoding cytochrome c, with protein MVKGIAHTHYLVVVLFLLIYVIKTVLLLSNKSELLTSFSKKIKVPEMIISTLFLATGIYLMTQLATIHYLMWIKIAMILLSIPLAVIGFKKSNKILASVSLLLLTASFGLAEVAAKKKMKADNEGISSSDGKALYVNNCSMCHGDNGKLGVMGAKDISLSTMNEQQIVNVILKGEKSMNPVPVSIEQANAIAAYVETEIKGH; from the coding sequence ATGGTAAAAGGAATTGCACACACACATTATTTAGTAGTTGTTTTATTTTTGTTGATTTATGTAATTAAAACGGTATTGTTATTGAGTAATAAATCAGAGCTTTTAACATCTTTCTCTAAAAAGATAAAAGTTCCGGAAATGATAATCAGCACTTTGTTTTTGGCAACAGGAATTTATTTAATGACTCAATTGGCCACTATACATTATCTTATGTGGATAAAAATAGCCATGATATTGCTTTCAATACCATTAGCAGTTATAGGATTTAAAAAATCGAATAAAATTTTAGCTTCGGTGAGCTTATTATTGCTTACCGCCAGTTTTGGATTAGCCGAAGTAGCTGCGAAGAAAAAAATGAAAGCAGATAATGAAGGCATCAGTAGTTCAGATGGCAAAGCATTATATGTAAATAACTGCAGCATGTGCCATGGTGATAACGGGAAATTAGGGGTAATGGGGGCCAAAGATATTAGTTTGAGCACTATGAATGAGCAACAGATTGTAAATGTGATTCTAAAAGGAGAAAAATCCATGAATCCTGTTCCGGTGAGTATAGAGCAAGCCAATGCTATTGCTGCTTACGTTGAAACCGAAATAAAAGGCCATTAG
- the hflX gene encoding GTPase HflX, with the protein MKDKSISTSIPQHSCVLIGMISKFQDETASREYLEELEFLAQTYGLITKKIFTQKLEKPDKATFIGKGKLAEVTDFVKTNNTDVVIFDDELSPSQQRNLEKVLGKKILDRTTLILEIFEQRAQTAHAKTQVQLAQYQYLLPRLTGMWTHLERQRGGTGTRGGAGEKEIETDRRIVRDKISVLKEKLREIDKQMATQRKNRGELIRVALVGYTNVGKSTIMNLLSKSNVFAENKLFATLDTTVRKVTIENLPFLLSDTVGFIRKLPTQLVESFKSTLDEVREADLLIHVVDISHKNFEEHIHVVKQTLLDIGAGDKPCILIFNKTDLFTYVPKEADDLTPETRENLSLEDIKKTWMKNMSDTVMFISAAKKEGLEEFRKKIYETVKAMHIKRYPYNNLLY; encoded by the coding sequence ATGAAAGATAAATCGATTTCCACTTCAATTCCTCAGCACAGCTGTGTACTAATAGGAATGATTTCAAAATTTCAGGATGAAACGGCTTCACGTGAATACCTGGAGGAATTGGAATTTCTGGCGCAAACTTATGGTTTGATTACCAAAAAAATATTTACACAAAAACTGGAAAAGCCGGATAAGGCCACTTTTATTGGTAAAGGAAAGTTAGCGGAAGTAACTGATTTTGTAAAAACCAATAATACCGATGTGGTTATTTTTGATGACGAGTTATCTCCCTCGCAACAAAGAAATTTAGAAAAAGTTTTAGGCAAAAAAATACTTGATCGTACCACGCTAATATTAGAAATATTTGAACAGCGGGCTCAAACTGCACATGCTAAAACACAAGTTCAGTTAGCACAATATCAATATTTGTTGCCGCGCTTAACGGGCATGTGGACACACTTGGAAAGACAACGTGGAGGCACCGGAACGCGGGGAGGAGCCGGCGAAAAGGAAATTGAAACGGATAGACGAATTGTGCGCGATAAAATTTCGGTATTAAAGGAAAAACTTCGTGAAATTGATAAGCAAATGGCCACGCAACGCAAGAATAGGGGCGAGCTTATTCGCGTTGCCCTTGTTGGTTACACGAACGTGGGTAAAAGCACCATCATGAATTTATTAAGCAAAAGCAATGTTTTTGCCGAAAATAAATTATTTGCCACCTTAGATACCACGGTTAGAAAAGTGACCATAGAAAATTTGCCTTTTTTATTGAGTGATACAGTAGGCTTTATTCGTAAGCTTCCTACTCAACTGGTTGAAAGTTTTAAATCTACTTTAGATGAAGTGAGAGAAGCAGATTTACTTATTCACGTAGTTGATATTTCACACAAAAATTTTGAAGAACATATTCATGTGGTGAAACAAACTTTATTGGATATCGGAGCCGGTGACAAGCCTTGCATTTTGATTTTTAATAAAACCGATTTATTCACCTACGTTCCAAAAGAGGCCGATGATTTAACTCCTGAAACCCGTGAAAATTTATCGCTGGAGGATATTAAAAAAACATGGATGAAAAACATGTCGGATACCGTTATGTTTATCAGCGCTGCTAAAAAAGAAGGCCTGGAAGAGTTCCGGAAAAAAATATATGAAACGGTAAAAGCCATGCACATTAAACGATATCCCTATAATAATTTATTGTATTAA
- a CDS encoding N-acetyltransferase, giving the protein MKVEFKYAELQDLERIVETYNESIPGRMATADTEPVSVESKLGWFESHNTEFRPIWLVILNDYYAGWMSFSTFYGRPAYSGTVEISIYIKEDFQNRGLGKICLQYAMENAHLYQVHTLLGFIFGHNESSIALFKKFNFEEWGHLPGLAIIDGTPRDLVILGKKIFN; this is encoded by the coding sequence ATGAAAGTTGAATTTAAATATGCCGAATTACAAGATTTAGAACGCATAGTTGAAACTTACAATGAATCTATTCCGGGCAGAATGGCTACTGCAGATACAGAACCCGTTTCGGTTGAAAGTAAGTTAGGCTGGTTTGAAAGCCATAATACAGAATTCCGCCCAATTTGGCTGGTTATCCTGAATGATTATTATGCCGGATGGATGAGTTTTTCAACTTTTTACGGCAGACCAGCCTACAGTGGCACAGTTGAAATCAGTATTTATATTAAAGAAGATTTTCAAAACAGAGGTCTGGGTAAAATATGTCTGCAGTACGCAATGGAAAATGCGCATCTCTATCAAGTTCATACCCTTCTTGGATTTATTTTCGGACACAATGAAAGCAGTATAGCTTTGTTTAAGAAATTTAATTTTGAAGAATGGGGACATTTACCCGGTTTGGCTATAATAGACGGAACTCCAAGGGATTTAGTGATATTGGGTAAAAAGATTTTTAATTGA
- a CDS encoding TonB-dependent receptor — protein sequence MSKKQISLDEIEIKSSRENKFGISKLNNIEGTTIFAGKKSEAVYVQDLNANLASNNSRQVFSKVAGINVFENDGSGITISIGGRGLNPNRISNFNTRQNGYDISADALGYPESYYTPPTEAIERIEILRGAAGLQFGTQFGGLINYKFAEAPKDKKIATNLSQTGGSYSFLNSFNQIYGHVSKIDYNTFYLYKNYGGWRKNSNLISHNAFASVRFNINDNLSIKGEYTHLQYLAKQAGGLTDKQFYKDASYTNRNRNWFKVNWNLMSISSDYKVNDFAKVSFCGFGLLAGRDALGFLGRPDRSDDTSLNRNLLSDTYKNFGAEVKYLQRYILNDYNSHFLIGARVYQGLTDRKQGDADKSDQANFKFLNPDLLENSHYLFPSSNFALFAENIFQFNRNWSVTPGLRYEKINTSANGYYRLIYKDLAGSVLLDAKVKEEKQNIRDFILAGIGTQYKTGCCIELYANFSQNYRSINFNDMRVLNPNFAVDPNLKDERGFTTDAGMRGSYKDLIYFDLSFYFLKYNNRIGTIIKTDSNTYNLIRYRTNVSDSRNVGAEAFCELDWIKLVNKSAKHKLSTFVNLAFTDARYINSKESAYRNKIVEYVPSIIFRTGIAYGWKGFHLNLQYSYTSDQYSDATNAESSVSGIYGTIPAYSVVDISSGYKFKKFSVSTGINNALNSLYFTRRAEGYPGPGIIPADPINYYLNLKLHF from the coding sequence TTGTCAAAAAAACAAATTTCATTGGATGAAATTGAAATTAAAAGTAGTCGCGAAAATAAATTTGGCATTTCTAAGCTTAACAATATTGAAGGAACAACCATTTTTGCCGGCAAAAAATCAGAAGCAGTTTATGTACAGGATTTAAACGCCAATTTAGCAAGCAACAACAGCAGACAAGTGTTTTCTAAAGTAGCCGGAATTAATGTTTTTGAAAATGACGGTTCCGGAATTACCATTAGCATTGGTGGCAGAGGATTAAATCCTAATCGAATATCTAATTTTAACACCCGGCAAAACGGTTATGATATTTCTGCCGATGCATTAGGATATCCTGAAAGTTATTATACCCCGCCTACCGAAGCTATAGAGCGCATTGAAATTTTACGCGGCGCTGCAGGATTGCAGTTTGGCACACAATTTGGCGGTTTAATTAATTATAAATTTGCTGAAGCCCCTAAAGATAAAAAAATAGCCACTAACCTTTCACAAACCGGAGGCTCCTACTCTTTTTTAAATTCATTCAATCAAATTTACGGGCACGTTTCTAAAATTGATTATAATACGTTTTACCTCTATAAAAATTATGGTGGATGGAGAAAAAACTCAAACCTAATATCGCATAATGCATTTGCTTCGGTTCGATTTAATATTAATGATAATCTATCTATCAAGGGAGAATACACCCATTTACAGTATTTGGCTAAACAAGCAGGAGGTTTAACCGATAAACAGTTTTATAAAGATGCTTCATATACAAACAGAAATAGAAATTGGTTTAAAGTAAATTGGAATTTAATGTCGATTAGTTCTGATTACAAAGTGAATGATTTTGCTAAAGTAAGTTTTTGTGGATTTGGTTTATTGGCGGGACGCGATGCTTTAGGTTTTTTAGGGAGACCGGATAGAAGCGACGACACCAGTTTAAACAGAAATTTATTGAGCGATACCTACAAAAATTTTGGTGCAGAAGTAAAATATTTACAACGCTATATTTTAAATGATTACAATAGTCATTTTTTAATTGGCGCCAGAGTTTACCAAGGTTTAACCGATAGAAAACAAGGAGATGCCGACAAATCCGATCAAGCCAATTTTAAATTTTTGAATCCCGATTTATTAGAAAATTCACATTATTTATTTCCATCTTCCAATTTCGCGCTATTTGCAGAAAATATTTTTCAGTTCAACAGAAATTGGAGTGTAACCCCCGGCTTACGTTATGAAAAAATAAACACATCAGCCAACGGATATTATCGTTTAATTTACAAAGATTTGGCCGGTTCTGTTTTGTTAGATGCTAAAGTAAAAGAAGAAAAACAAAATATACGTGATTTTATTTTAGCCGGAATCGGAACGCAATATAAAACCGGATGCTGCATTGAGCTTTACGCAAACTTCAGTCAGAATTATCGTTCCATTAATTTCAATGACATGAGAGTACTCAATCCTAACTTTGCTGTAGATCCAAATTTAAAAGATGAACGGGGATTTACCACTGATGCCGGTATGAGAGGTTCATATAAAGATTTAATTTATTTTGATTTGAGTTTTTATTTTTTGAAATACAACAACAGAATAGGCACCATTATAAAAACAGATAGCAATACTTATAATTTAATCAGATACCGGACTAACGTGAGTGATAGCAGAAATGTTGGAGCAGAAGCTTTTTGTGAATTAGACTGGATTAAATTAGTAAATAAGTCGGCTAAACATAAACTTTCAACCTTTGTAAATCTGGCTTTTACAGATGCAAGATACATTAACAGCAAAGAATCAGCATATAGAAATAAGATTGTAGAATATGTTCCAAGCATCATATTCAGAACCGGTATAGCTTATGGATGGAAAGGATTTCATTTAAATCTTCAATATTCATATACTTCTGATCAATACTCCGACGCTACGAATGCAGAGTCATCTGTATCCGGTATTTATGGCACAATTCCGGCCTATTCAGTGGTAGATATCTCAAGCGGTTATAAATTCAAAAAGTTTAGCGTGAGTACCGGAATTAACAACGCCCTTAATTCACTTTATTTTACCAGAAGAGCAGAAGGATATCCGGGTCCGGGAATTATTCCTGCAGATCCAATCAATTATTATCTCAATTTAAAATTGCATTTTTAA
- a CDS encoding HTTM domain-containing protein, which produces MVIEKIKKYLTSQVSIAPLVIFRIAFGILMSASIIRFIYMGWVEKMYILPKVYFPFFGFEWIKPLPALGMYIVFGLLLITALFILIGFLYRISTISFFLLFTYVELIDKTNYLNHYYFISLISLILIFLPAGKAFSLDNKVFKRNDIKSTYRYFIFLPQLQMFTLYFFAGVAKINYDWLIEAQPLKIWLPAYSHFPFIGSLLEKTWIAYFFCWFGCIYDLCIGFLLFNKRTVYFAYFLVIVFHMATSLLFNIGMFPYIMMTITIIFFKEKFHIAILNFLEKITNYSTTNRIEKNNSLHPIIKYAFIVFFVVQFLMPFRYALYDGKLFWTEQGYRFSWRVMLMEKAGTAFFFVEDKKSGKRIEIDNKDYLTYMQEKMVSTQPDMMIDYAKFLKEEYNKKGLSDIQVKVQSYVTLNGSGTREFIDPTVDLSLETNNIFKNKNWIRSY; this is translated from the coding sequence ATGGTGATTGAGAAAATTAAAAAATATTTAACCAGCCAAGTTAGTATCGCACCCTTGGTAATATTCCGAATTGCATTTGGAATATTAATGAGTGCATCCATCATTCGCTTTATTTATATGGGTTGGGTAGAAAAAATGTACATCTTACCCAAAGTGTATTTTCCGTTTTTTGGATTTGAATGGATTAAACCATTACCTGCACTAGGTATGTATATCGTATTTGGATTACTTTTAATTACGGCTTTATTTATTCTTATTGGATTTTTATACCGCATTTCAACAATTTCCTTTTTTCTGCTTTTTACTTATGTTGAATTAATTGATAAAACAAATTATCTCAATCATTATTATTTTATCAGTCTAATTTCATTAATACTAATTTTTTTACCGGCCGGGAAGGCTTTTTCTTTAGATAATAAAGTATTTAAAAGGAATGATATAAAATCAACTTACCGCTATTTTATTTTTCTGCCCCAACTGCAAATGTTTACGCTTTACTTTTTTGCAGGCGTAGCAAAAATTAATTACGATTGGCTAATTGAAGCTCAACCTTTAAAAATTTGGCTTCCGGCTTATTCGCACTTTCCATTCATCGGTTCACTTTTGGAAAAAACATGGATAGCTTACTTTTTCTGTTGGTTTGGTTGCATTTATGATTTATGCATTGGATTTCTGTTATTCAACAAACGAACTGTTTATTTTGCTTATTTCTTAGTTATTGTATTTCACATGGCCACTTCTCTTTTATTTAATATTGGTATGTTTCCATATATCATGATGACAATTACCATCATTTTCTTTAAGGAGAAATTTCATATTGCTATTTTAAATTTTCTCGAAAAAATAACTAACTATTCAACAACAAACCGGATTGAAAAAAATAATTCTTTACATCCCATCATTAAATATGCTTTTATCGTTTTTTTTGTTGTTCAGTTTTTAATGCCTTTTCGTTACGCTTTATATGATGGCAAATTATTTTGGACAGAACAAGGTTATCGTTTTTCATGGCGTGTGATGTTAATGGAAAAAGCTGGCACTGCCTTTTTCTTTGTGGAAGACAAAAAATCGGGAAAGCGTATTGAAATTGACAATAAAGATTATTTAACCTACATGCAGGAAAAAATGGTGTCTACTCAGCCTGACATGATGATTGATTACGCCAAATTTTTAAAAGAAGAATACAACAAAAAAGGATTAAGTGATATTCAGGTAAAAGTACAAAGTTATGTAACCCTTAACGGTAGCGGAACCAGAGAGTTTATTGACCCCACAGTTGATTTAAGTTTGGAAACTAATAATATTTTCAAAAACAAAAATTGGATTAGAAGCTATTGA
- a CDS encoding imelysin family protein, whose amino-acid sequence MNTKFFRQLTVLTLLGLLCFTVSCRDKKKNNEPEEPEDAFDKSGMLINYADNIILPAYQSFSISLDSLNQAYSVFKNNPDLPNLHALKSKFVVAYTKYQRCDLFELGPAENTGIRGNFNIFPTDTQQIKTNISTGIYDFSAISNLDAKGFPALDYLFYGKQETVIVASFTNTNTKQYVTDLLNEMTGKCNTVITGWNSSYRNSFINSLGTDIGSSIGLLINQLNYNLDYLKNAKIGIPLGKKSLGIAYPDKCEAFYSSSYSLKYAIETLDLIERVYNGKSLNGSNNKGFDDYLIHLKVQHTSGTLNDAIQTQFSLARTKLMAIAEPLSTQMTTNPTVVDAAYAELVKLLVLLKADLPSSLGVVITYQDGDGD is encoded by the coding sequence ATGAATACAAAATTCTTTCGGCAATTAACCGTTCTTACTCTTTTGGGTTTATTGTGTTTTACAGTTTCCTGTAGAGATAAAAAAAAGAACAATGAACCTGAGGAACCTGAAGATGCTTTTGATAAATCGGGCATGCTCATAAACTATGCTGATAATATTATTTTACCGGCTTACCAATCTTTTAGCATTTCATTGGATAGTTTAAATCAAGCCTATTCCGTTTTCAAAAACAATCCTGATCTCCCAAATCTACATGCACTTAAATCTAAATTTGTTGTTGCTTATACCAAATATCAACGATGTGATTTATTTGAATTAGGTCCTGCTGAAAACACAGGCATACGGGGGAATTTTAATATTTTCCCAACAGATACGCAGCAAATTAAAACTAACATAAGCACGGGTATTTATGATTTTTCCGCTATCAGTAACCTGGATGCCAAAGGTTTTCCTGCACTCGATTATTTATTTTACGGCAAACAAGAAACCGTTATAGTTGCTTCTTTTACAAACACCAACACCAAACAATATGTTACGGATCTTCTAAATGAAATGACGGGTAAATGCAATACCGTTATTACCGGATGGAACAGCTCATATCGCAATTCATTTATTAATTCTTTAGGAACTGATATTGGCAGCTCCATTGGCCTATTGATTAACCAGCTTAATTATAATTTAGATTACCTCAAAAATGCAAAAATCGGAATTCCATTAGGGAAAAAATCTTTGGGCATAGCCTATCCGGATAAATGTGAAGCTTTTTACAGCAGCAGCTACTCGCTCAAATACGCAATTGAAACGCTGGATTTAATTGAACGAGTTTATAACGGAAAGTCGTTAAACGGAAGTAACAATAAGGGATTTGATGATTATTTAATTCATTTAAAAGTACAACACACCAGTGGTACGCTGAATGATGCGATACAAACACAATTTAGTTTAGCCCGAACAAAATTAATGGCCATTGCTGAACCTTTGAGTACACAAATGACAACTAACCCCACAGTAGTTGATGCCGCTTATGCCGAATTGGTTAAACTTTTGGTTTTATTAAAAGCTGATTTACCATCTTCTTTAGGCGTTGTAATTACCTATCAAGACGGTGATGGTGATTGA
- a CDS encoding DUF4856 domain-containing protein: MKNLFITLTLLLITLIFTNCKKDTKEPEPIVINNPAPTPSYTIPTSYNFANASFTSSTQRLEMMGELINLIKSTHTTTSPTQPTISAAVLQNMFVNSASPFSTSSLNINGLQIKDQTSNSFMFVTETEANFIEAQAASITSAANPTTSTASSGTKGKLVSPARAVLVNANGYEYKEVVEKGLMGACIFNQAMSRINNIASYDNSTITNSITAQEKAWDEAFGYFGVPLSFPTSTINLKYWGNYCNAVNVAIGSNSTIMNAFLKGRAAISNKDNTARDEAKAIVVSTWEKVGAAKCISYLKAAKNNLSDQATLHHVLSEGHGFVLAFKYNTAKTISDADINLLLSYFGNNLYNITTTNIDLAIAKLESVFSLNASLIP, from the coding sequence ATGAAAAATTTATTTATCACATTAACACTTTTATTAATAACCTTAATTTTTACCAATTGCAAAAAAGATACCAAAGAACCTGAACCTATTGTTATTAATAATCCGGCACCCACGCCATCTTATACCATACCTACTTCCTATAATTTCGCAAACGCTTCATTTACATCCTCTACACAAAGGTTAGAAATGATGGGTGAATTGATTAATTTAATTAAAAGCACGCACACTACAACCTCACCTACTCAACCCACAATTAGTGCCGCTGTTTTGCAAAATATGTTTGTAAATAGCGCCTCTCCTTTTTCGACCTCTTCTTTAAATATTAACGGTTTACAAATTAAAGATCAAACCAGTAATTCATTTATGTTTGTGACAGAAACGGAAGCCAATTTTATTGAAGCGCAGGCAGCCAGTATTACTTCAGCCGCTAATCCTACAACGAGTACTGCATCATCCGGGACAAAGGGAAAATTAGTTTCTCCGGCACGTGCCGTTTTGGTGAATGCCAATGGTTATGAATATAAGGAAGTAGTAGAAAAAGGATTAATGGGCGCTTGTATATTTAATCAAGCTATGAGTAGAATAAATAATATTGCTTCATACGATAATTCAACAATCACCAATAGTATAACTGCGCAAGAAAAGGCATGGGATGAAGCATTCGGATATTTTGGTGTACCGCTGTCCTTTCCTACTTCCACTATCAATTTAAAATATTGGGGAAATTATTGTAATGCGGTAAACGTAGCCATTGGTTCTAATTCAACAATCATGAATGCATTTTTGAAAGGAAGAGCTGCCATTAGCAATAAAGATAATACAGCAAGAGATGAGGCCAAAGCAATAGTTGTTTCTACCTGGGAAAAAGTTGGAGCTGCAAAATGCATTAGTTATTTAAAAGCCGCTAAAAATAATTTAAGTGACCAAGCTACTTTGCATCATGTTTTGTCAGAAGGTCACGGTTTTGTATTAGCATTTAAATACAATACAGCCAAAACAATTTCTGACGCAGATATTAATTTATTACTCAGTTATTTTGGTAATAATTTATATAATATCACTACAACCAATATCGATTTGGCTATTGCTAAACTCGAAAGCGTTTTTTCATTAAATGCATCTTTAATTCCTTAA
- a CDS encoding VCBS repeat-containing protein: MKKTILYFWVITSAFWFSNAYCQVPKIKWWFNTNDFAAGQAAAKDIDADGRLEIVFSCYRNDSNVYALNGEDGSLLWKYNTSPLGSHGCNDVAPLIYDVDNNGFQDVVLASSCNPKTYCFNGPNGAIKWIANTKGSDSPPTVADLDNDNRKEIIHGEFGGWVIALDAELGTQKWEFNVDPNSWIQTAPTVYDLDNNGQLDFVVATWNFNNKDSVFAYRGDNLTKMWAYPVHNHLYHGTATADFNFDGKPELLICGWNDTLHCINGETGTNIWKFKGSGNGYAPVSLADIDNDGLCDIIYPNGSKITALNNNATVKWEYNIPNSSYTFRGAALSDITNDNYLDVIFATNNGHLIALNGNNGSLIWDMDLRAHYGNPAFNLDHAPIVADFDNDDTLDVFVAGGWGVAVPTTSNNFGRGYLISAGKGNGPDHLMFQRDERRRSTWCMLGGPSEVNENGLALDQAVKVYPNPSNAELNLHIPKASNEKYNLIIYNSNGAEVLKNRDLTATDLKLNVQNWSNGLYYYTVFGEQLTAKSGKFIVQK; encoded by the coding sequence ATGAAAAAAACAATATTATATTTCTGGGTAATCACAAGCGCATTTTGGTTTTCAAACGCTTATTGCCAAGTGCCAAAAATTAAATGGTGGTTTAATACCAATGATTTTGCGGCAGGCCAGGCAGCCGCAAAAGATATTGATGCCGATGGCAGACTCGAAATAGTTTTTAGTTGTTATAGAAATGACAGTAATGTATATGCCCTAAATGGAGAGGATGGTTCTTTGCTTTGGAAATACAATACCAGCCCTTTGGGCAGCCACGGATGCAATGATGTGGCTCCACTGATTTACGACGTGGATAATAACGGATTTCAGGACGTAGTTTTAGCCAGCTCATGCAATCCGAAAACTTATTGTTTCAATGGACCAAACGGAGCCATTAAGTGGATTGCCAATACTAAAGGAAGTGATTCACCGCCTACTGTAGCAGATTTAGATAATGATAATCGGAAAGAAATTATTCACGGAGAGTTTGGTGGTTGGGTAATTGCACTTGATGCAGAATTAGGTACACAAAAATGGGAATTTAATGTTGATCCAAATTCATGGATACAAACTGCTCCAACAGTTTATGATTTGGATAATAACGGACAGCTTGATTTTGTGGTAGCAACCTGGAATTTCAATAACAAGGATAGTGTATTTGCCTATAGAGGAGATAATCTGACAAAAATGTGGGCATATCCTGTACACAATCATTTATATCATGGAACAGCAACGGCTGATTTTAATTTTGATGGGAAACCGGAGTTATTAATTTGCGGATGGAACGACACTTTACATTGTATAAATGGTGAAACCGGGACCAATATTTGGAAATTTAAAGGATCGGGAAATGGTTACGCTCCGGTTTCATTGGCTGACATTGATAATGATGGTCTTTGCGACATCATTTATCCGAATGGTTCAAAAATAACAGCCTTAAATAATAATGCAACAGTAAAGTGGGAGTATAATATTCCAAACTCCAGTTACACCTTCAGAGGAGCTGCTTTATCTGACATTACCAACGATAATTATTTGGATGTAATTTTCGCTACAAATAACGGCCATTTAATTGCTTTGAATGGGAACAATGGTAGTTTGATATGGGATATGGATTTAAGAGCGCATTATGGCAATCCGGCATTTAATTTAGATCATGCCCCCATTGTGGCTGATTTTGATAATGATGATACTTTAGATGTTTTTGTGGCCGGAGGTTGGGGAGTTGCTGTACCAACAACATCTAATAATTTTGGTAGAGGTTATTTGATTTCCGCAGGAAAAGGAAACGGTCCTGATCATTTGATGTTTCAGCGTGATGAACGAAGAAGATCAACCTGGTGTATGTTAGGCGGACCAAGTGAAGTCAATGAAAATGGTCTTGCGCTTGATCAAGCTGTGAAAGTTTATCCTAATCCATCCAATGCAGAGTTAAACCTGCATATACCAAAAGCCAGCAATGAAAAATATAATTTAATTATATACAATTCTAATGGGGCAGAAGTTTTAAAGAATCGTGATTTAACTGCTACTGATTTGAAACTGAATGTACAAAACTGGAGTAACGGACTATATTATTACACGGTATTTGGGGAGCAATTAACTGCAAAAAGCGGCAAGTTTATTGTACAGAAATAA